One region of Halalkalicoccus tibetensis genomic DNA includes:
- a CDS encoding DUF262 domain-containing protein, with amino-acid sequence MAHKSMSIREAVDDLNESIFLPAIQREFVWDTEQIIKLFDSVLRDYPIGSFLLWRVKDETADDQIKYKFIRNYINDSVYPDDPNFKHVDYHNPKVPTTEKLPETQKLVLDGQQRLTAFYIGLKGTYAEKKKYAQRRNASAWSNKQLYFNLFLDPDEELDDEMGLKYEFDFKRQQPEPTDNTYWFPVGDILELDPEEDVRELINELDLKDFGKDKWWVASENLRTLHNSITDSASLQYHEETTKNHERVLDIFIRTNDGGTPLSKSEILLSMATARWTEGEDGIDAREQITDFVDSLNERHEDKNFRFGIDFVLKSLLVLSDLDPQYRIANFTNHNLGVMKDTWLSGRYKDAIESALDLVVEFGLSRRSLTSYNALIPIAYYLYYQNPDLSWDSQHGMEIRRRIHYWLTSALLNGTFNSRPDEVLADARIAIQESDGSFPLEEIHRRMRGRGKVVGFSEEVVDSLLEDTTYRSQKSFLLLSLIYFPSAVRKGVDYHRDHIFPQKELEADVLVEEYGFERSVAKQYENSRHSISNLQLITEGENAGKQDKSFGEWLSSRNEEYYDRHLIPSDPDLHIIENYFDFLDKREQLIREHIKETFSEFA; translated from the coding sequence ATGGCTCACAAGTCGATGAGTATTCGTGAGGCTGTTGATGATCTCAACGAATCTATCTTTCTTCCGGCGATCCAGCGTGAATTCGTCTGGGATACAGAGCAGATTATCAAGCTGTTTGATTCGGTACTCAGAGACTATCCGATAGGATCGTTCCTCCTTTGGCGGGTTAAAGACGAAACAGCTGACGATCAGATAAAGTACAAATTCATTAGAAATTACATCAACGATAGCGTCTACCCGGACGACCCGAACTTCAAGCATGTTGATTACCACAACCCGAAGGTTCCTACGACAGAAAAACTTCCAGAGACTCAGAAGCTAGTTCTCGACGGTCAGCAACGCCTCACTGCATTCTATATTGGACTGAAAGGCACATATGCTGAGAAGAAAAAATACGCTCAACGGCGGAATGCCAGCGCGTGGAGTAACAAACAGCTCTATTTTAACCTGTTTTTGGATCCTGATGAGGAACTGGATGACGAGATGGGGTTGAAGTACGAGTTCGATTTCAAGCGCCAACAACCGGAGCCAACTGACAATACATACTGGTTCCCTGTTGGTGATATCCTCGAGCTGGATCCTGAGGAAGACGTCCGGGAGCTCATCAACGAACTCGACCTCAAAGACTTCGGGAAAGACAAATGGTGGGTTGCGAGTGAGAACCTCCGCACGCTGCACAACTCTATTACCGATAGTGCAAGTCTCCAGTACCACGAAGAGACGACGAAAAATCACGAGCGGGTTCTTGATATCTTCATTCGGACGAACGATGGCGGAACGCCGCTAAGCAAGTCTGAAATCTTGCTTTCGATGGCGACAGCACGGTGGACGGAAGGTGAAGACGGGATAGATGCTCGCGAGCAGATCACGGATTTCGTGGATTCACTGAACGAACGCCACGAGGACAAGAACTTCCGATTTGGGATTGACTTCGTTCTAAAGTCGCTTCTCGTTCTCTCTGATCTTGATCCGCAGTATCGGATCGCGAACTTCACTAACCACAATCTTGGTGTGATGAAGGATACGTGGCTATCGGGGAGATACAAGGATGCAATTGAGAGTGCTCTTGATCTTGTTGTGGAGTTCGGTCTTAGCAGACGGAGTCTGACCAGCTATAACGCACTCATCCCGATTGCGTACTATCTCTATTATCAGAACCCGGACCTCAGCTGGGATTCGCAACACGGAATGGAGATACGACGCCGTATCCACTACTGGCTAACATCCGCGCTACTCAATGGGACGTTCAATTCCCGCCCAGACGAAGTACTGGCAGATGCCAGAATAGCTATTCAAGAATCGGATGGCAGCTTCCCGCTTGAGGAGATTCATCGCCGGATGCGTGGTCGAGGGAAAGTCGTTGGGTTCAGCGAAGAAGTTGTGGATTCGTTGCTTGAGGACACGACCTATCGGTCCCAGAAGTCGTTCCTATTGCTTTCGTTGATCTATTTCCCGAGTGCCGTGCGGAAAGGGGTGGACTACCATCGAGACCATATTTTCCCGCAAAAGGAGCTTGAAGCTGATGTGCTCGTTGAAGAGTATGGCTTTGAGCGTTCTGTGGCTAAACAGTACGAGAACAGCCGTCATTCTATCTCGAATCTGCAGCTAATTACGGAAGGAGAGAATGCGGGTAAGCAGGACAAATCCTTCGGAGAGTGGCTCTCTAGTCGAAACGAGGAATACTACGACCGGCACCTCATTCCAAGCGATCCGGATCTCCATATAATTGAGAACTACTTTGACTTCCTTGACAAGCGGGAACAACTTATTCGCGAGCACATCAAAGAGACATTCAGCGAGTTTGCTTAG